The following coding sequences lie in one Synechococcus sp. PCC 7336 genomic window:
- a CDS encoding response regulator transcription factor, with amino-acid sequence MSTLIAEDDALYRQHVLELLEQHLSDCGPFHVASNGSDALDLANRHTPSFLLLDIQMPEMTGIDVARQVWNERPDTRIIFWSNFADEVYVRELHKIVPPQTVYGYLLKNSTDDKLLSAVMAVVQDEQCVIDREVRGVDSRSQNKITGLSDAEYEVLIDIALGLTDQAIASRRFLSRRGVTNRLRNLYDKLEVNNDQIESDEWGTTFSLRSRAIRLAFRRGLINLSLLDEEEKELDNWLSRYRLEPLD; translated from the coding sequence GTGAGTACTTTAATTGCCGAAGACGATGCCCTCTATCGCCAACACGTGCTCGAATTGCTGGAGCAGCATTTGTCTGACTGCGGTCCCTTTCACGTTGCGAGCAACGGCAGCGATGCCTTAGATTTAGCCAATCGCCACACCCCTTCGTTTTTGCTACTGGACATTCAAATGCCGGAGATGACGGGTATTGATGTGGCGCGGCAGGTGTGGAACGAACGCCCCGACACGCGGATTATCTTCTGGTCGAATTTTGCCGATGAGGTGTACGTGCGGGAATTGCACAAGATTGTGCCGCCTCAGACGGTGTATGGCTATTTGCTCAAAAACAGTACGGACGACAAGTTGCTCAGCGCGGTGATGGCGGTGGTGCAGGACGAGCAGTGCGTGATCGATCGCGAGGTGCGGGGTGTCGATTCTCGTTCGCAAAATAAGATTACGGGCTTGAGCGATGCGGAATACGAGGTGTTGATCGATATTGCGTTGGGGTTGACCGATCAGGCGATCGCCTCTCGCCGCTTTCTCTCCCGTCGCGGCGTGACAAATCGGTTGCGCAATCTCTACGACAAGTTAGAGGTGAATAACGATCAGATTGAGAGTGATGAATGGGGCACGACGTTTAGTTTGCGATCGCGGGCCATCCGCCTTGCTTTCCGTCGCGGCTTAATTAATCTCTCTCTACTGGATGAAGAAGAGAAGGAGCTAGATAATTGGTTGAGTCGCTATCGCCTCGAACCACTCGATTAG
- a CDS encoding HHL1-like protein yields MAEQKGFGQSKPHKKKSASTQKRKAAATQYDKMQSQGLPEFNIYIRDRNKPQNWLPVGSVAVKRSAAIDAAIFQNEAELLKGAFRLFPRLAKRREQLEYGYRLKDELYADEAIQVAVRPVPNAVQKLTQMVGRWLKSWRGGAS; encoded by the coding sequence ATGGCAGAGCAGAAAGGATTTGGTCAGTCGAAGCCGCACAAGAAAAAGTCTGCTAGCACTCAAAAGCGCAAGGCAGCCGCGACTCAGTACGACAAGATGCAGTCGCAGGGTTTGCCGGAGTTCAACATCTATATTCGCGATCGCAACAAGCCCCAAAACTGGTTGCCGGTGGGTTCTGTGGCAGTAAAACGGTCTGCGGCGATCGACGCAGCGATTTTCCAAAATGAAGCGGAATTGCTCAAAGGAGCGTTTCGGTTGTTTCCTCGTTTAGCCAAACGGCGGGAGCAGTTGGAATACGGCTATCGGCTCAAGGACGAGCTCTACGCCGATGAAGCGATTCAAGTTGCCGTCAGACCGGTACCAAACGCAGTACAGAAATTAACCCAAATGGTGGGAAGATGGCTGAAATCCTGGCGTGGTGGAGCGTCTTAG
- the metH gene encoding methionine synthase — MTQSFLDRLQDRVCVFDGATGTSLQSQNLTAEDFGGPELEGCNEYLTLSKPEAVEEVHRGFLEAGADAIETDTFGSTSIVLAEYNIADRAYELNKRAAEIAKGMAARYSTPDKPRFVAGSMGPGTKLPSLGHIDFDTMVAAYIEQAEGLYDGGSDLLIVETCQDVLQIKAALTAIEQVFQHKGTRLPLMVSITMEQQGTMLVGTEIGAALTILEPYPIDILGLNCATGPDLMLEHIRYLSQHSPFHISCIPNAGLPENVGGQAFYKLTPTDLQTYLRRFVEEFGVSAIGGCCGTRPDHIEALVNTVRDLKPKQRQPQFVPSAASIYSPQPYDQDNSFLIIGERLNASGSKKCRTLLNDEDWNGLVSLAKSQVKEGAHVLDVNVDYVGRDGEVDMRELVSRVVTSVPLPLMLDSTEWQKMEAGLKVAGGKCLLNSTNYEDGEERFYKVLELAKKYGAGVVVGTIDEEGMARAAEKKFEIAKRAYDAAIAYGLPPYEIFFDPLALPISTGIEEDRANGKATVDAIRQMRQELPGCHILLGISNISFGLNPAARIALNSMFLHETRAVGLDAAIVSASKILPLSRIDEKHQQVCRDLIYDERKFDGDVCVYDPLTELTTLFEGVSAKRDRSVDASLPLEDRLKQHIIDGERIGLEEALKEALEKYPPLEIVNEYLLDGMKVVGELFGSGQMQLPFVLQSAETMKAAVAYLEPFMEKAEGSTKGKVAIATVKGDVHDIGKNLVDIILTNNGYTVYNLGIKQPVDNIIAAYREHDVDCIAMSGLLVKSTAFMKENLQVFNEQGITVPVILGGAALTRKFVEQDCQNAYNGRVVYGKDAFTDLYFMDRLMPAKAEDNWDDLQGFLDEEPSSANGSGLLEVEQAIAPEEVKPTEPEIIDTRRSEEIAVEIDRPLPPFWGSKILAGKDIPWQEVFGYIDRQALIAGQWQIRKSRDQSKAEFEAFLKTEIEPILERWKARIVEEDLLHPQVAYGYFPCQSEGNAVLIYDPASLDGLRPDVEGSTAFEGDRPIVPESVEPLVTFEFPRQKSGIRRCIADFYAPREQGILDVFPIQAVTVGEEASLLSQQLFAEDKYTDYLYFYGLTNALAEALAEWAHARIRRELGFGAEDSADIRKIMHQGYRGSRYSFGYPACPNMGDQHYLLELLETERIGLVMDESEQLHPEQSTTALVAYHPKAKYFSA; from the coding sequence ATGACTCAATCCTTTCTCGATCGCCTGCAAGATCGTGTCTGCGTCTTCGATGGAGCGACGGGGACATCCCTCCAAAGCCAAAACCTGACGGCTGAAGATTTTGGCGGCCCCGAACTGGAAGGGTGTAACGAATATTTGACCCTCTCCAAGCCCGAAGCGGTGGAGGAAGTGCATCGAGGCTTTTTGGAGGCAGGGGCGGATGCGATCGAAACCGACACCTTTGGCAGCACCTCGATCGTCTTGGCAGAATACAACATTGCCGATCGCGCTTACGAGTTAAACAAGCGGGCGGCTGAAATTGCCAAGGGCATGGCGGCTCGTTATTCCACCCCCGACAAGCCCCGCTTCGTGGCCGGTTCGATGGGGCCGGGAACTAAGCTGCCCAGCTTGGGACATATCGACTTCGACACGATGGTGGCCGCCTATATCGAACAGGCAGAAGGGCTCTACGATGGCGGCTCCGACCTGCTGATTGTGGAAACCTGTCAGGATGTATTGCAGATTAAAGCGGCCCTGACGGCGATCGAACAGGTCTTTCAACACAAAGGGACTCGCTTGCCCCTGATGGTTTCCATCACGATGGAGCAGCAGGGCACGATGTTAGTCGGCACTGAAATTGGGGCGGCCCTAACCATTTTGGAGCCCTATCCGATCGATATTCTGGGCCTTAACTGCGCCACCGGCCCCGATTTGATGCTGGAACACATCCGCTATCTGTCCCAGCACTCCCCCTTCCATATCTCCTGCATTCCCAATGCCGGTTTGCCCGAAAATGTCGGCGGTCAAGCCTTCTACAAGCTCACGCCTACAGATTTGCAGACCTATCTGCGCCGCTTTGTGGAAGAGTTTGGCGTCAGTGCGATCGGGGGCTGCTGCGGCACTCGTCCCGATCACATCGAGGCGCTGGTCAATACCGTGCGGGATCTCAAACCCAAACAGCGGCAACCCCAATTTGTGCCCTCGGCTGCATCCATCTACAGTCCGCAGCCCTACGACCAAGACAATTCATTTCTGATTATCGGCGAGCGTTTGAACGCCAGCGGGTCTAAAAAGTGCCGCACCCTGCTCAATGACGAAGACTGGAACGGGTTGGTGTCTCTGGCGAAGTCGCAGGTGAAAGAGGGTGCCCACGTTCTAGATGTGAATGTGGATTATGTGGGTCGGGATGGCGAAGTCGATATGCGCGAGCTGGTGTCGCGGGTGGTGACGAGTGTGCCCCTGCCTTTAATGCTCGACTCGACAGAATGGCAGAAGATGGAGGCCGGTCTCAAGGTGGCGGGGGGCAAATGTCTGCTCAACTCCACCAACTACGAAGACGGCGAAGAGAGATTCTACAAAGTTTTAGAGCTGGCCAAAAAATATGGGGCTGGGGTGGTGGTGGGCACCATCGATGAAGAGGGCATGGCCCGCGCTGCCGAGAAAAAGTTTGAGATTGCCAAGCGGGCCTACGATGCGGCGATCGCCTACGGACTGCCCCCCTACGAAATTTTCTTCGACCCCCTCGCCCTGCCCATTTCCACGGGGATTGAGGAGGATCGCGCCAACGGCAAAGCCACCGTAGACGCCATTCGTCAAATGCGCCAGGAACTCCCCGGCTGCCATATTTTGTTGGGTATCTCCAATATCTCCTTTGGGCTCAATCCAGCAGCGCGCATTGCCCTCAACTCGATGTTTTTGCACGAGACCCGCGCGGTGGGCTTGGATGCTGCCATTGTGAGTGCGAGCAAAATTTTGCCTCTGTCTCGCATTGACGAAAAGCACCAGCAGGTGTGTCGCGATCTAATCTACGACGAGCGCAAGTTTGATGGGGATGTCTGCGTTTACGATCCGCTGACTGAGTTAACGACGCTGTTTGAGGGGGTATCGGCTAAGCGCGATCGCAGCGTAGATGCTTCTCTGCCTTTGGAAGACAGACTCAAGCAGCACATTATCGACGGCGAACGTATCGGGTTAGAAGAGGCGTTAAAGGAGGCACTGGAGAAATATCCCCCGCTCGAAATTGTGAATGAATATTTGCTGGACGGTATGAAAGTGGTGGGAGAACTGTTTGGTTCCGGTCAAATGCAGCTTCCCTTTGTGCTGCAGTCGGCTGAAACCATGAAAGCAGCGGTGGCTTATCTGGAACCCTTTATGGAGAAGGCGGAGGGTTCGACCAAGGGGAAAGTGGCGATCGCCACCGTCAAAGGAGATGTTCACGACATTGGCAAAAACCTGGTGGATATTATCCTCACCAACAATGGCTATACCGTTTATAACTTAGGTATCAAGCAGCCAGTGGATAACATTATTGCAGCCTATCGCGAGCACGATGTGGACTGCATTGCCATGAGTGGCCTGCTGGTCAAGTCTACGGCGTTTATGAAAGAAAACTTGCAGGTGTTTAACGAGCAGGGCATTACCGTTCCGGTCATTTTGGGGGGGGCGGCTCTGACCCGCAAGTTTGTGGAACAGGATTGCCAAAACGCCTATAACGGGCGGGTGGTTTACGGTAAAGATGCCTTTACCGATTTGTATTTTATGGATCGGCTGATGCCTGCGAAGGCGGAGGATAATTGGGACGATTTGCAGGGCTTTTTGGATGAGGAGCCTTCGTCTGCTAACGGTTCTGGGCTGTTGGAGGTTGAGCAGGCGATCGCCCCCGAGGAGGTTAAACCCACCGAACCCGAAATCATCGATACTCGCCGCTCCGAAGAGATTGCTGTCGAGATCGATCGCCCCTTACCCCCGTTTTGGGGTTCTAAGATCCTCGCAGGCAAAGACATTCCTTGGCAAGAGGTGTTTGGCTATATCGATCGCCAAGCGCTGATCGCCGGTCAGTGGCAAATTCGCAAGTCCCGCGACCAATCGAAGGCAGAGTTTGAAGCGTTTCTCAAAACTGAGATCGAGCCTATTTTAGAGCGTTGGAAGGCTCGCATTGTGGAGGAGGATCTGCTGCATCCGCAGGTGGCCTATGGGTATTTCCCCTGTCAATCGGAAGGGAATGCAGTTCTGATTTACGATCCTGCGTCTCTGGATGGGTTGCGGCCTGATGTAGAGGGATCGACAGCATTTGAGGGCGATCGCCCTATTGTACCGGAGTCGGTCGAGCCGCTGGTAACGTTTGAGTTTCCGCGACAGAAATCTGGCATTCGCCGTTGTATCGCTGATTTCTACGCCCCCAGAGAGCAAGGTATCCTCGATGTTTTTCCGATCCAAGCGGTCACGGTGGGGGAAGAGGCTTCTCTTTTGAGTCAACAGCTTTTTGCTGAGGATAAGTACACCGACTATCTCTATTTCTACGGGCTCACCAACGCGCTGGCGGAGGCGCTAGCGGAGTGGGCGCACGCTCGTATCCGTCGCGAATTGGGTTTTGGCGCTGAAGACAGTGCCGATATTCGCAAGATTATGCACCAGGGCTATCGCGGTTCTCGCTATAGTTTTGGCTATCCCGCTTGCCCCAACATGGGCGATCAGCACTATCTGTTGGAGCTGTTGGAGACGGAGCGTATTGGTTTGGTGATGGATGAGAGCGAACAGCTCCATCCCGAGCAATCGACGACGGCGCTGGTGGCTTACCATCCCAAGGCGAAGTACTTCAGTGCTTGA
- a CDS encoding AAA family ATPase — protein sequence MRILSVSLHNFKSHQDRCFEFAPGTNAICGENGAGKTSILEAIAWVLFDHSPYTADDLVREGANTAEVAVTFVSAFEERTYEVRRSTATGYRLYDPQLDRRLEHEKKVDVMRWLRQHLGVPPGTDLPKLFANTIGVPQGTFTADFLKTAQERKRTFDGILKVEEYQSIYKDLLSLQKYAEVQVKDCEHQIELCQVQLQEWGDLKQRQEDLQQAIATDRTALSELETQQEQLQAELDSLAKTAQQLAELDEQLQQLQLQQALKQQEVANRERELAAAREAQQALAASEAGHRAFEAAEAALQALEVARQQRQALMQQKEQLLEADRDRQMKQAKLQQGLDLLDRAEQQLEMLQPLIEQQAQLEAEQEELTAVAVRLQELHHQRQLSIAQLEAQQQQYEGVERALTEAQTAHREQQVNREGYERVRQAEATLQSLEARQQQRQEAMQQRTELLEVCHRVQVQQASLREQLLRSQQLDRQIQALTPQIPQQEALESKQKQLQAQHQQFQTIRLTLQQRGQEAAALRQAIASLQVKIQQRQALQSEVKRLPQIRQQLDRIERQLARLGAAREFRQELDALHQSGSQNLERYRQQSEQLLQHLQAVAGSYPQLQPSFEPIAPLLQQGHRISQELVTQIGTILDDLSERVSEPQLQKRRQTLQEQLQAGFRAQSQLQELPELLAEVEQVQHRLETLEEAIADLEWQLEAEATCRRQLEEVAEQLQQSGDVRSRLELLQQEQQTFQDLQQQWREICARLERHQADLQNIESALAKSAYLIDEIAAQQQLRQQHLEAHQRYLKSEALASSLPQRQQEYRQVQAQLQQLQQQLEGGQKRIDAAIAEQGSADEISSRQQAIAAELKFLQDPRQQLNRLQQDLKARPQLQQQLRQVEAARQSDRDRVAEIEHQLAETAGIDERVAEQQQSRDRHRSSYQTFLSNAPLAQTLPEREAVCQTLQQDLERGQRQQSEAIAQRETVAAQFDRDLHERLQQQFGELQQQCTRLQVQIQAAQPQLDSVQKHLDRLADIQTQLEAAEADKKQRERLKRFVKYMRTVFRDAGPRITELYQHSVNREADRLFREILNRPGISLKWEANYDITVQESGSKRRRFPSLSGGEQMTAALAVRLALLRALADIDIAFFDEPTTNMDRPRRERLAEAIANIKSFRQLFVISHDDTFANITENIIWVKRES from the coding sequence ATGCGAATTCTGTCGGTTTCGCTGCATAACTTTAAATCTCATCAGGATCGGTGCTTTGAGTTTGCCCCCGGAACCAATGCCATCTGTGGCGAGAATGGGGCGGGCAAAACATCGATTTTAGAAGCGATCGCCTGGGTGTTGTTCGACCACAGTCCTTACACTGCCGACGACCTAGTCAGGGAGGGGGCCAATACGGCTGAAGTGGCCGTGACGTTTGTGTCGGCATTCGAAGAGCGCACTTACGAAGTGCGTCGCAGCACTGCCACCGGTTACCGGCTCTACGACCCACAGCTCGATCGGCGCTTGGAGCACGAGAAAAAAGTCGATGTGATGCGATGGCTGCGACAGCATTTAGGGGTGCCGCCAGGAACCGATCTGCCCAAGCTGTTTGCCAACACGATTGGGGTGCCGCAGGGCACCTTCACGGCTGACTTTCTCAAAACGGCTCAAGAGCGCAAGCGCACCTTCGATGGCATTCTCAAGGTGGAGGAATACCAGAGTATTTACAAGGACTTGCTGAGCCTGCAAAAGTATGCCGAAGTGCAGGTGAAGGACTGCGAGCACCAAATTGAATTGTGCCAGGTGCAATTGCAAGAATGGGGCGACTTAAAGCAGCGACAAGAGGATCTACAACAGGCGATCGCCACCGATAGAACAGCCCTCTCCGAGTTGGAAACTCAGCAGGAACAACTGCAAGCCGAGCTCGACAGCTTAGCGAAAACAGCTCAGCAGTTGGCCGAGCTGGACGAGCAACTGCAGCAGCTCCAACTGCAGCAGGCCCTCAAACAGCAGGAAGTTGCCAATCGCGAACGGGAACTGGCCGCAGCTCGGGAAGCCCAGCAGGCATTGGCGGCTTCGGAGGCAGGCCACCGAGCTTTTGAAGCAGCAGAAGCTGCTCTGCAAGCGTTAGAAGTGGCTCGCCAGCAACGCCAAGCGCTGATGCAGCAGAAAGAACAACTGCTCGAGGCCGATCGCGATCGCCAGATGAAACAGGCAAAACTGCAACAGGGGCTGGATTTACTCGATCGGGCCGAACAACAACTGGAGATGTTGCAACCCTTAATCGAGCAGCAAGCACAACTGGAAGCGGAGCAGGAGGAATTGACAGCAGTTGCAGTCCGGCTGCAAGAATTGCACCACCAGCGCCAACTGTCGATCGCGCAGTTGGAGGCCCAACAGCAACAATACGAGGGGGTCGAGCGGGCATTGACTGAGGCCCAAACCGCCCACCGAGAACAGCAGGTCAATCGCGAGGGCTACGAGCGAGTGCGGCAAGCAGAAGCCACCTTGCAATCGTTGGAAGCTCGACAGCAGCAGCGGCAAGAGGCCATGCAGCAGCGTACGGAATTGTTGGAGGTGTGCCATCGGGTTCAGGTGCAACAGGCCAGCTTGCGGGAACAACTATTGCGATCGCAGCAGCTCGATCGCCAAATTCAAGCATTAACCCCTCAAATTCCCCAACAGGAGGCGCTGGAAAGCAAGCAGAAACAACTGCAGGCCCAGCACCAACAATTTCAAACCATTCGCCTAACACTGCAGCAGCGGGGACAAGAGGCGGCGGCATTGCGGCAAGCGATCGCCTCCTTGCAAGTCAAAATTCAGCAGCGCCAAGCATTGCAATCGGAGGTGAAGCGACTGCCTCAGATTCGACAACAGCTCGACCGTATTGAGCGCCAATTGGCCCGCCTGGGGGCGGCCCGAGAATTTCGGCAAGAACTCGATGCCCTGCACCAGTCTGGCAGCCAGAATCTGGAGCGCTATCGCCAACAATCCGAACAGCTCTTGCAGCACCTGCAAGCTGTGGCTGGAAGCTATCCCCAATTGCAGCCTAGCTTCGAGCCAATCGCGCCCCTCCTACAGCAGGGACACCGTATTTCGCAGGAGCTCGTCACTCAAATCGGTACCATTCTCGACGATCTGTCCGAGCGGGTGTCGGAGCCGCAGTTGCAAAAACGCCGACAAACCCTGCAAGAACAGCTCCAAGCTGGCTTCCGGGCACAATCGCAATTGCAAGAATTGCCCGAGTTGCTGGCGGAAGTGGAACAAGTGCAGCACCGCTTGGAGACGTTGGAAGAGGCGATCGCCGATCTGGAATGGCAACTGGAAGCAGAAGCCACCTGCCGGCGGCAATTGGAGGAAGTGGCCGAGCAATTGCAGCAATCGGGGGATGTGCGATCGCGGCTGGAGCTGCTCCAGCAGGAGCAGCAGACCTTTCAAGATCTCCAGCAGCAGTGGCGAGAGATCTGTGCCCGCCTCGAACGCCATCAAGCCGACCTGCAAAACATCGAGAGCGCCCTCGCCAAAAGTGCTTATCTGATCGACGAGATCGCCGCTCAGCAGCAACTGCGCCAACAGCATCTAGAGGCACACCAGCGATATCTCAAGTCCGAAGCTCTGGCCAGTAGCTTGCCCCAACGACAGCAGGAGTATCGGCAGGTACAAGCGCAACTGCAGCAGTTGCAGCAGCAGTTAGAGGGGGGGCAGAAAAGGATCGACGCTGCTATTGCCGAGCAGGGGAGTGCCGACGAGATTTCCAGCCGCCAGCAGGCGATCGCCGCAGAGCTAAAATTCCTGCAAGATCCCCGCCAACAGTTGAACCGATTGCAGCAGGATCTGAAGGCTCGTCCGCAATTACAGCAGCAGTTGCGGCAGGTGGAAGCGGCCAGACAGAGCGATCGCGATCGGGTAGCGGAGATCGAACATCAGCTAGCCGAGACTGCCGGGATTGACGAACGAGTTGCCGAGCAACAGCAAAGTCGCGATCGCCATCGAAGCAGTTACCAAACCTTTTTGAGCAACGCCCCACTGGCTCAAACCTTGCCAGAACGGGAAGCGGTCTGCCAGACGCTCCAACAGGATTTAGAACGGGGTCAGCGGCAGCAGTCGGAGGCGATCGCCCAACGGGAAACGGTGGCGGCTCAATTCGATCGCGATCTTCACGAGCGGCTCCAACAGCAGTTCGGGGAACTACAACAGCAATGCACCCGCTTGCAAGTGCAGATTCAAGCGGCTCAACCCCAACTCGATAGCGTCCAGAAACATTTGGACCGATTGGCCGACATTCAAACTCAGCTGGAAGCCGCTGAAGCCGACAAAAAACAGCGGGAGCGGCTCAAGCGTTTCGTTAAATACATGCGCACCGTGTTTCGAGATGCCGGTCCGCGCATTACGGAGCTTTACCAACACAGTGTCAACCGTGAAGCCGATCGCCTATTTCGAGAGATCCTCAACCGTCCCGGCATTTCTTTGAAATGGGAGGCCAACTACGACATTACGGTTCAGGAGAGCGGTAGCAAAAGGCGGCGTTTTCCCAGTCTCTCGGGGGGGGAGCAAATGACGGCGGCTTTAGCGGTTCGTCTGGCTTTACTGAGGGCTTTAGCCGATATCGATATTGCCTTTTTCGACGAGCCCACCACCAATATGGACCGCCCTCGCCGCGAGCGCTTGGCAGAGGCGATCGCCAATATCAAGTCTTTCCGCCAGCTTTTTGTCATCAGCCACGACGACACTTTCGCCAACATCACGGAAAACATTATCTGGGTGAAGCGGGAGTCTTAG